CGCTGCAAGTCCAGGTCGGCCCACTGGAGCCCGATCAGTTCCCCAAGCCGCAGCCCCGTCTTGAGCGCCACGAGGACCGACGTGCGCCATTCAGGCTCAGCAGCGTTGATCAGGCGCTCGGCTTCGTCGAAGGAGAGGAAGTCAAAGGCGGGCTTGTCCGTCTTGAACAGCTTGACGCGCGGGACGTGTTGGAGCACGCCCTGTTCTTGAGCCAGTGCCAGCAACTTGTGCAGCACCGTCAGAACGTTGTTGATCGACTTGAGTGAGAGCAGCTTCACCGCGCCGGAGCCCTTGCGCTTGAGGAGGGCCGCCCGTGTGGGGGCTTCCTTCCGTGCTCTCGCGCCCGAGGGCTTCTTACGCATCGCCGCCTTGAAGTCTTCGATCTCCGCTGGACCGATGGCATCAAGGGGCGTGTTGCCGAACGCAGGGATCAGGTGATCATCCAGGATCTGCCGCTTGGTGACGACGCTGGAATGCTTGTTGTTGTTCTCGCTGTACGTCAGGAAGCGCGGGACGAACTCCCCGAGGTTCGGGACGCGGCCCGCGCTGTTCTCCTTTCCGAAGGTGCCGGTCAGGAGTGCATGACGGATCTGACGCTCGTACTCCTCAGCCCCCCTGCGGGTGTTGATGGGCGAAGCCTTGCGAATGCGCTCCACCCTGCCGCTGGGGTGCTGGTACTTGACGTCCACCCACCACGCCTCTTGCACCTTGCCCTCCTTGGTCTTCCACTGCCGCAGTCTGACGCTCATGACTTCGTGTCTCCGAGCGCAGGCCTGCTGTTACCGAGGCTCCATGTTAGCAGCGTGTCCCGATGGATGCGGAGGATTCGCCCGAGGCGCGCAACGCCGGGCACCTGGTCGAGCCGGATCGCCTCGTAGAGAGTTTTCCGGTTCACCCGCAGCAATTCGGCGGCCTCCTCCACGGTGAGAAAGGCGGGCGCGTTGCTCACAGCCATACGGGGCGCGCTCATTGCTGTTCCCCCTGCTGCATCGACACGGTGGATCGCGACGCTGGAACATGGGCAGTCCCGTTGAGAGTGCTCCGCGTGCTGTTCACGGGCCCGCGCCCCCCAGGACGATCCCCGTGGCTGACCCGTCGTTGATGGTTCTGTGTCCCCTGTCCGAGCACCGGCGACGCGATGGGCCGCGCTGGGCAATGGTCGGCATCATTGGGCTGGTTTGGACAGGTCCGCGCGCGCCCCTTGCTGGTAGGAAGAGAGGGCGCCCCTCGCGTCTGCTGGCGGGTGGCTGGTGTGGCGTGAATCATGGCGCCCAAGGTGCACAAGAGCGGCGCGCTTGGACATTGGGCGTATTCAGGCAACTTCCGACGTATCCAGACGAACCCCAGCAGATCCCTACAATCTCCTATTTTCCGCGCGGAGCACGCACGGACACCAGACGCGCGACGGCGCAGTGGGGCCGCTCACCGGCAGCGGTCATGGTCGAGGCTCGCCTGCTGGGCCTGCTGGAGCGTACGTGCGTCGGACAGGTGCAGCCGGACCCGGTGGAGCGCTCCCGCATCGAGGCTCGCCTGCTGGAGTGTGCGTGCGGCGGATAGGTAGCCGGGCTCGTGGAGCCCCCCGCGTCCAGGCTCGTCTGCTGGAGCGTGCGCGCGTCGGACATGTGCAGTCGGGCCCAGTGGAGCGCTCCCGCATCGAGGCTCGCCTGCTCCGCCCGTGGAGCCTTTGCACGCCGGACGGGTGCAGCCGGGCCCAGTGCCCCCCACGCGGACAGGCCTGCCTGCTGGGCCCGTGAAGCGCGTGCCGGGGCTCGCTGGATCTGGCGGAGTGACGTGCGATGCCTTCGCGCAGGCATGGACGGGCAAGCGCGCGGCGCAAGTTCAAAGGACGCCCGGATACCAGTAGCAGCTCGCCGTCCCCCGCTATGAATGGGCAGGTGAGGTCTTGGAACCTAGACTGTACGCGCCCCACCGCACGGCCAGCAGAGAACTGCGGGCGGCTGCCACCCTGAGTACCCCACCGAACGGAATCACCTAGCTACCATCTCCAAAAATGCCGCGAAATTCCGCAGCAACACGAGGTCGTCGTCCTCAAGTGGGTCTGGGTCGAAGTGCATGATGTCGTTCCGGAGGTCACGTACCTCTTTCAGCTTCTCGATGAAGGACTCCCTCTCGAAGGACACCTTCAGGTTTGGCCACGCTTCGCGAGGCTCCAAGAGATTCACGTACTCACCGAAGGTCAGATCGGAAA
This is a stretch of genomic DNA from Stigmatella aurantiaca. It encodes these proteins:
- a CDS encoding tyrosine-type recombinase/integrase, encoding MSVRLRQWKTKEGKVQEAWWVDVKYQHPSGRVERIRKASPINTRRGAEEYERQIRHALLTGTFGKENSAGRVPNLGEFVPRFLTYSENNNKHSSVVTKRQILDDHLIPAFGNTPLDAIGPAEIEDFKAAMRKKPSGARARKEAPTRAALLKRKGSGAVKLLSLKSINNVLTVLHKLLALAQEQGVLQHVPRVKLFKTDKPAFDFLSFDEAERLINAAEPEWRTSVLVALKTGLRLGELIGLQWADLDLQRSKLNVRRTIWRGVVGLPKGGRERTVDLPASAVEALKAHRHLCGPYVFCQPDGQPLTAGMLKHPLLRALRMAGISRPEGIIGWHDLRHTYGSHLAMRGVALKVIQELMGHATIEMTMRYAHLSPEARESAVQELDRPISQPRAALG
- a CDS encoding helix-turn-helix domain-containing protein, with amino-acid sequence MSAPRMAVSNAPAFLTVEEAAELLRVNRKTLYEAIRLDQVPGVARLGRILRIHRDTLLTWSLGNSRPALGDTKS